GGAAAATCTGAGGGCAAAGCAAAAGTTAGGAATCGTGGAGACGTCAGCATAAAAGGTTTAATTTGCACATATTCATCCGCGTAAACAAGCGGAGTGTTTTCATACAATTTCTCGCATTTTTAATCTTCAAACATTACGTTTCAtacttaaatataattttattttaatacactGAAATGCGGGCATTCACATACTTCACTTTAAACAAGCTGCAATTTTTATTCGTTTGAACAGACAACTTGCTAGAATATGACGTATGTTTACatcaaacagataaacaaacaaacaaaaatactgtgCAGGTacccagagaaagaaaatattacgATTTATCTTATATACATACAGATTTATTATTAACCAGCGTACCTACTTCAAGTTCATCTAGTGCAATCATTCTGTTGTTCATTCGATAATGTCTATTCACTTCACATATTTTCTTTACCCTCCCATTACAGGTCTCCTGACACCGAAGAGTACCACGGCCAAGTTGGTGAGCTTGACCCTGGTCACCTGCCTTTCCACGTGTTTGCTACTGTCCCTCTCGGCACCAGTCAacctgtccgtctgtctgctgCAGCTGTCGCCTGTTAGGGAGGATTCGTCCTCCGGGAACCACGCTAGGAACGTCCTCCTCCCGGCACCGACAGAGAATTCTCCCTTTGGCCTTCACTGGCCGGGGCCCCCAGCCAACTACACCCTCCTGGCGCAGTGGAGCGAgttcatgtcacgtgactacgtCCACCAAGACCCGTTCGACACGAACATGCTGGCGCTGCAGCTTAGCAACAACGACGACGTCATCTGGGAGATGCAGAGGCTGCAGACGACAGTGCTGGCGTCCGTGCTGGGCGGCCGGCGACACGTCATGCTGCTCGGCTTCGCCATGTCGGAGAACAAGGGCGACTCGGCCATCACGGCGGGCGAGATGGCGCTGCTGCGGCGACTCAACGTCTCTGTGGTCTTCTGCTGCGAGATACGGAACTGCAGCGACGCCAGCCTGCAGCGAGCGTGGAACATCAGCAGACACTACAACTCCTCGTCCCTCGCTATCCTCATGCACGGCGGCGGCAACCTCGTGGGCTATCCCTTGGCGGACTTCGTTCGGCGGAAGATTCTCGGCCTTTTTCCAGACTTCCCATCGGTATTGCTGTCACAAAGCATATGGCTCCACAAAAGGAATGAAGCACATGTTAATGAGTGTCGAGAGCTCTACTCCCACAGGGAGAACCTGACCATCTTCTTGCGGGACAGACAGTCGCTGGGTCTGGCGCAGAAACTTTTTCCAGGGACGAAACTCATGCTGATGCCCGACATGGCGTTTGGTCTGGGGCGTGTCCCTCGCACTATGCCGCCTACACACGACATCGTGTGGATTAAGAGAAGGGATTTTGAATCTTCTGGGTATGAGTTACCCGATTTTCCCGCAAACCttagtgtgtatgtgggtgACTGGTGGAACTGGAAAACAAATCCAGGTATGTCACCCATGGAAACTTCCCTCTTGATGACCTTTAACGGGTTGTCGTTCTTGCAGCGTGGGCGCGTGGTGATCACTGACCGACTACACGGCCACATCCTGTCTGTGCTGCTGGGAATCCCTCACGTGCTCATCGACAACCCTCCCTACTTCAAACTCTCCTCCTTTTGGCGCACCTGGACAGCGGGTCTGTCTAACGTTGCCCTGGCGACCTCAGGTGGAGAGGCACTCGTAAAAGCTCAAGAACTGCTGAAAAGGTGGAGCGGTGTTATTCCTCCTGCTATGCTGTGTTTGAAAGATGAATGTTCATAATAAATTCAGTGCCAGTCATTATCATCACTACCAgttgcaatcttttttttttattgcaccTCGCACAGGTTATTAGTCTGTTGAACTTCTCTTCTACCTTACTTTCTCCACGCTCGCttttgcgcgtgtgtgtttcaacgagagagacagacagacaacaaattTATGACTGTACTATTCATCTATTAGTATTATAATaaacttttatgtttataaatgttactTATAAAAACTACTTTTCCAATGAGATGAACTTATAAGACCTTTATTCACACCTAGAAACACTTGTTCGTTCAGTCATTCGTAGTTTTTTCGCCGAATTCTAGATGCGTCGCAGATGCAACCTGTTTCCGTTACCAGTTTAGAGAAtgtacaaatacacatttaaaaacgGACAGATTTCtagttttatttccttaaaaatatatattcggacatatctttatttctttcagggTATAAAAGTCAAAGACTAACACGATTGCAGGTGTTactgacattttcttcactCACGTGGATAAAACTTTGTCTTGTCTTCACTCTGGGTGCAGAGCTGCGTTGTGTAAACAACAAATTgaatacaaaatatacacatcacCTTTGTTAATTTTCGCTccagttatatttttatttacaaacatgatTGGAACATCTAACATTAGTTCTGTTGTCAAAAGCACGATTGTCTTTCGTTGTGCTACAACTGTCTCTCATTCCAGAGCAGTTGTCTTTAGTTATGAGGTAGTATTAAAACAATTATGAATTAAGTTGTGTCGGTAACTAATAGTTTATTTGTACACAGTTGTAGAGATGTCGAcaaggtcaaagttcaagtTTCACAGGTCATAAGCACGGAGGTTATATCCAGCAGTAACCATCATCCAGAATTGTTTTTTATGTCTCGTAATTGGTTGCTAGGGGTTACCATTTACCTCTCTAGAGTTACACTGTCCTCGCTTGATGTGTTGTCGATGGTGTGCTTGGCCGCAATCATCTCCTGTCGATGTGTCAACAAGTGGAGAATCGTCTCGATGTCAAGTTTATTTTCGTCACGCCGATGTGCTTGAGATGATTCGCACCCCGAACATCAGGGGTGAAGTCGACGAAACGAGACAGCTCCTTCACCTCCtccacccggtcctgggcatcgtCCAGGAGGTCCTGGTGCGCCTCGCAGTTGGCGCTGAGTCGCAGGCGAGACAACTCGTGACGGATTGCCAGCAGCTGCTTGGCGAGTGACTGGTCCTGACGACGAAGCTCAGTCTGTGAAGATAAGTTGGGTCTGTTAGTGTACATCAACTATGTTATCTGTGTTGTTGTAAATTTAGACATGTAAGTGCGCATGCTCAATAATTCACTTTTGCTCTCTGTGAATATCTCACTCATtcacgcgcgcacgcgcacgcgcacgcgcacgcgcacacgcacacacgtacagtTATAATGACTTAGAGATGCAcaattttaattacaatttCTGTCGCTAAAAATGTGCGTAGAAATTTACttgttacaacaaaaaaaaaaaaaaaaaaagaatctggcTACAAAATTAACTTTGACATCAACTCTGACCAGCTCGTTCCTGATCCAGCGGAGGGCGCTGTCCATCTTCTCCTTGCGTTCGGGTGTCAAACGGTCGTCGGCACATGGCGCGGCTTTGATCTCCCTCATGTCATCGAGTTTGTCCAGGTACTTGGCGCGCCAGGCCAGGTAACTCGGGCGCCTCGTCTTCAGTTTGAGCTTTGTAGCGGTGTCCTTGAGCCTCGACATGTGTCCTTCGCTGTCGTCTGAACTGGGCAGGTCAGGACAACCGCCATTTGCCGAGACTCTGTCCCCAGTGCTGCTAGGCAAGCCGAGACTGAGGACAGGATGCTGCTGGGGCGCCACCGCCTTCTTCCGCGTCTTCTTGGCGGGTGGAGTCTGCGGGTCCGCAGTCTGTCCGTGACAGGTGACTGTCCCCGTGCTAGAGGGACCACTCCCCACATTTTGTAAGGTTTGTAGAACACCGTCGAAATTACCTCCCTCTTCGTCCGAATATTCCTGGATGAtcgacagagggcgctgctggCGACTTTGACAGTCCGGAGAGTTGTCATTCCTGCCGCCCATGTCAAGATGGAGTTATGAAAACATCGGGAAGAAGCAGCTCAGCTGCAAGGTCTGGAACACCGCAGCCCTGAAACTACAAATGGAATATGTGGTGAGTGTCCGACAGAAATGTGTAAGTCAGCAACTGCAGGATGTggacaaaacaaatgtcaaaaacGTCCCAAGCAACGACGTTGACGATGACGATAATGTAGATGacaaacacttacacacatgcCTGTCTTACATACCTAGCTgtaaatttattaatatcatatcagaaaagaacagaagaaataaactgAAGATTGTTGAAAATTGAtgttaaataacattaaattttttttaatcgagtAGTGACGTATGCAAAAATGAAACTATTGAGGCTATTATGCCCTTTTATCTATTATTTAGATAAAAAATAGAATGCacgagagaaaggaaagatgtttacaataattttgCATTAAAGAGAAGCTTTAAGCGCATTCTTCATGGGGACGCATATAGCGAATCTGAAAAGGAAAAGCTAAGGCCAcaataaattgaaaagtttCTTAACAAGGGAAGGCcgaaaaatactttaataataaataagattaaaGCAACATTCAGGGTTAGCGTGTTTTCGAGTTAATGTAGAATCTTTTTATCTCACAGGAATCCCCACTGTCCCTTGGCAGAGTTAATGACGAACGAAAGCCCTTCAACCTTTGACCCAAGCTGACAGTGTTATCAGCTCCTGTCACCGACAGGTAACATTGAGATCAGTAATAAAGACACGGCGATGTCAAGTCACTCCTCGGAGATTGAATTATCACCTGCCTGGAGAAAAAATAGTGTAACCTGGGGCGATAAAGGCCTCGCTACATACAAAaatcacaataataaaagtgataCTAACATGACAGGTGAGACATTACGACCACAATATATCATATGAAACAGATGTTGCTGACAATGTATTATGACTACAACACTGTGCTTTATAGAATAAACTACGGTACTTTTGGGGAATCCTGAAAAATTGTATCatcgatttttttatttattattttatttagtgcGTAGCTATGTTTGAGTTGTGAATTCAGGAAACAGCATCTTGCACTGGACTTGTACTCATCAGAGAAGCAGTCTGCATCCTTCTAGTCTTTCAGTTTACACGAGGGATGCTAAGGGCcgacattaaaatgttttgtcaaatcGCTGGTCTCTACTCAGTCTAAGTTCTACAAGATGACACGTGTTGCTGTCAACAGTCCAGACACACTTCGCACAaaatgatgacgtcacacatgTCGCTGAAAATGCTTACAGctccagctctcccattggttgtAAGCTTGACAACGTAACCGTATCATTGTACATTCGTGATGTCATTCTTTTCTGCACCTTTATCCCCATAGTGTATTAGTCTTGTatctcaataaataaataaaaatcggatttatttttctcacatgGTCAGAAGATACTGAGTTCATACCAGACTCTTGAATGAAATGTTACAATTTTCTGAGGAATGAGGTTTCGTCAACGGACGAGTTATCTACACCGAGTACCCAGCAGACGTACTAACTGATTTGTTTAATGCTTGTGGCAGTTGTAAGACCCACACGACAGAAATCTGTGCACAGATTGTTTATTACAGTACCAGGAATGTAGTGTGATGTGTTTATGTACCTGTTTATTGTGACAGTCGTGAGGTGCTGCGGAACTACTTGCAGTCTTTGTGATCAGACAGGATCAGGTGTGGCAAGAAATAAAGGTCATAGAATGCATAAGCAGGTGCTTGTGCGCGCGTACCtttgtgtacatttatgtttgtgtgcgagtgtgtatgcgtgtgtgtatgcgtgtgtgcttgtgtgcgcgTACCCTActgaaaatatatgtatttttactttttctttccctcaatATAGAAGTTGCAGCCTCGGGTGCATGGTCACCCCATAACAGTCGATACAATAAATCTCAGAAGACAAAGGAGTGCTGACTAAAATAACCCATCGAGTGACGATTACAACTTAACAGTTGAAACATTACAACTGTCGTATCAGTAAGTTGTTATCTCATCTCCTGGTCTATGCAAGCTTCCACGTTCATATCTTCTCCTACAAGACTCTGGCCAAGTAAAAGAACAGGTAGGTCTGATGTTACATGCCCTGCAACCCACGTCGACCAGGGGGATTGTTGAATGTTCCACGTGAATGATTTCATCTCTGTAATGTTGTGGTCACGCGAGCGAGGTCACGAACAGGTCATACACGCGCGCTCACAAGCTCACGAACACACAAGGCACGTCACGGACTGTCAGGTGTTTGTGCCGCCAAAGGAACGGTAGCCATCGTGGTCTGTATATCAACACACTCCAAGCTGGCAATGTGATTTGAATAAGTGACATGACATTACAAACGACCTGACAGTGGATGCACCAAGAGCTTTCAAGACAGATTTACACACTTGTAACACACTGAGCTGGCACAACTACCCGCCAGTAAcactgttttttgttgttgttgttgttgttttattttgttttaaaaagaatattttctagtcatatcatttttgtttacagcctatgtatgtatacatgttgTGCgtgcgtatatgtgtgtgtgaggggggagggGGCTAATGATGATGTATGTACATCCATAACTTGTCAACAATTATCTGTCTTAACCCGTACTGTACAAATCAtatcataaaataattaaaataaataaactgattaTCTATCGCTACGTTGTAACGGTGCCTAGTGTTGTCCTGTTCACAGTTTATCTGTCACTGTCTTGCAACCTTCATACCCAGTGGTGTTAACACTATCAAGCGGCGCACTTTGATCACAAAAAGCTCACCTGATGTCCGAAGAACAGTCAACGGCCCAGGTGTCATGTAGAAAACTGACTTTAACCCACACGGAGTAGCACATACCCTGTCATCAAACACTTCTCGGCCTTGACACAGCAGCTCAGGTAGGTGTCCACCTGTCAGGCCCCGGCGCTTGGCCCTTGAGCTGTGATTAGCAGGGGCAGTAAGGTACCCACACTGCCTCGCTCCGCCACCTGTGAGAACATCAGGTGTGTTTTCATTACGGGACTCTTCGTGTCATGCGTGCAGGGCGATGGCAGGCGGCCTGGGACCGGACCAAGCGGAACTGCTGGGCTACGATAGCAACTGCGCATGACACAGACAGGCAACGTGACAGGAACTATCGAATCAGAGCAACTTTCGAGACTTTACGAGTTCCTTCGTGATGTTTCGTTGGTTGGGAACTTGTGATTTTGGAGATTAGGGAAGATATTGCAGAAAAAGCAATGAGTTCTTAAGCAAAGGTATCTGGTTCGATTCCACGGAACAGACTGAGCAAAGAGGACGTAGCGGTGTGCCGTTAATGAATCTGGTGACatgatatttatattgtttatatcgGTTAAAGTAGGCCCATGTGATTTACGTTAAGGGTGAGGTTTAGAATTATGTTATTAGTATCGACTGGACGTGGCAGACGACATAATCTCATACCGTTTCAAAAACTACAcctcccttctcctccaccTTACTTGTCGAGGTCGGTGACAGTCGGAATCTCGCACTTTTGTGCCCACAGCCTCGAGATGTTAACAGAACTCAGCTGAAATCTTGGCACAAGTCGATCAGGTTGGCCTGTGagtatttaatatataattagTTGTCTGGGCTTTTATTTCCCTTCTGGGTCGATAAGAAACTCCATTCCACCCTTTATACAAATCTTTCACATAAAAGAATCTGACGTCACCAAGTACTCAGCCACCACCAACACTAACAACAAGGTCTACAAAGTGTATATTGTAGCGGTCAACGTATACTCAGGTACATAAGCACATTGAAATAATCGCAGTCCACATCCACACACCCTGAATACCGCAGAAAGGGTTTTCTGTGCACGTCAGCTTCAGTCCACCCCGGGTGTTACAAAGTTTTTTCCCATGTTGTCgacctgtttttctttcacacgaggcaagaaaagaattttcctttttgtatcgCGTTATCTGAGCTTCGCCGCTGACACAACAGTCGAACGTTTAGATAACACCCGGGGTTGCGCGAGATTCTTTGCACACTTTAACTGAGGTCACGAGATGTGCCCTGTGTCTGCGAGACTTGAGCGAGAGCTGAAAGGTCAACTTAGTCTCGCCGATGCATGCTCGAGGCCGCCAGTACTTTAATTCCGTCATCACTGCCGTCGCCACGCCGATGACCTTTGACTGGATCTGATGAGATCCAGTGTCTCTCATCCAAACCAAAGGCGAGCGAGCTTTGTTTGAGGACTCGCAAGTGATTAACCCACGCTCCTTAAAAGGCTCaccaaaagaaataataataataataatttttttcagttttattattgCAAGGATTTGTTTGGTGGGACTGGGCACATAAAGCGAACTCTGATGATTAACCGAAACATACCTTCACAATTTGATAtaggtaaaacaaaaattgtttcggGGAAACGTATTCTGTAATCTATAAAATGGAGAGACAGATGGAAGGCAGACACAAGAAAGAGTAGAAATGTCAGCGGTGCTTAAACTATTGAAAACATGTCTGTGCCATGACAGAATAACTCTCTTTTTGTTCAGCGGCAAGCCGACCTGCCAGACAGCCAGCCCGCCAAGCAGAGGTCAAGTTCCTGCTAGGTTACGGTGAGCAGACGTCAAGCACGCGCCTCCATTCACACCATCACACAGATGATCTGGTCGAACCCTCGACAACGTCTACATTATTTCCCCTTGCTGCCGCTGCTGTTTGAAAAGGTCttatcttccttttctctttttatttttctctgtttctaaAGCCACTCGGCACCCGGTGTTTGTAAACGTACCCAGTAAAGTTCTCGGAGGGTCGTTCCCCGTCCATTCCCTGGATGTTTGTACGCGTGTTCTGCTGGCTGGAATCCGTGGTACTCTAATCCAAGATCGTTATAATTATCCTTAGGTCGATAAACAGCTGTTAGTGCTAACACTTGAGAGTTGGCTCTCAGTAAAGTTCGATTCTTCGCTTTGAATGGAGCGAATCATAAAACATTCCATGTGCTATTTTTAGCTTCTTGCGTACCTGGCGATGTCGTTTGGCCACAAGAGCTTCGACTATTGATAACCACGATATCAGCATGACgaactttgttttcttcctgcCTATTTACATTTAAACCTACCTTGACATACGTGAGAAAGCAGCCAGTAATGAAACAGGACCCACACACCTGTCATCCTTCCTCAGATGTGACAGTCGTGACCATCTGCTGGACGTCGCTGTGTCTCTGACTTTGATTTGTGACCACCTCACTCGCCCTCACCTGTGTTAACACGACTGCTAGTAACGCCCGCAGGTGTCGTCTTCTTGCTAGACGATGAATTATCTGTTTACTGTCTTGCTGACGTGAATGACGAGGACTGAATGATCAAACAGAGGATGCTCACAGCCGAACGtcaatataaaaatgaattttatttacctCGACCTTAAATTTCATGTTCCTTGTTCAAAGGTAAACACATGAGTACTAACGCAAAATATAAACTcttgctatttatttattttctataatttttttttgtcctcttgggttgggttgggtttaTGAGCCCAGGATGGGATAATTTATACTCTCACCACACTGGGCCAAGGCAAGAATAATCAAGATAATAAAATCAGGGACGGTTTTTAACGCATTATTAGCCTTATTAACAATCGCACGATGTGTCAAAATCACATTGATTTCATTGAACACAATCAGTTTCAATTATTTGCTCTTATATAACACACCTTTTCTCTAAACACAACAGATTTGATAACAATATTTAAGTGGAAAAGACACTTATTTCGTTTTCAAAAATTAAACGCTAATTATGTTTAGATATAACGAAATATACCAGACAGCATTGTTTATGGAACacaaattgtgaatgaaaggTAAGAATAGCTTTACAGTAcggtgatttaaaaaaaaaatttaagtaaacaaatacaaaaaatggTTCTAATTCTGTAAACATGACAAGTTAATGTATAATTGTAAGTAGTCTTTCAAAAGCAGTAGAGTGATGGTGCAGTCTCTCAAGACCTCACTTATAGCTTCTGCGCATGCTCTGACAGCAGTGAGCCGAGTAGGCGGTGGTCGCGCAGCAGGAGGGGCGGAGCGACATGGGGGTGTGGCAGCACGATGGAGCAGCCTGCTGTGCGTCCCAGTCGCTGAGGGCTTGCAAACTGCTGGAACAGCAGCTCGGGGGCGGCGACTGCAGCACGTGGGAGGAGCAGCACTGCGCACGCGCGAATGCATTTCCGGAGCAGCAGCTGGCGGGATGAGGTTGCCGAGAGGAGCGGGAGGTGGACCCGGAGGAGCAGCAAGGTGAGGAGGATGATGCCATCGGCAGGGACGCGCAGCACTGCGCCATCTCGGACGCACTCCTGGAGCAACAAGGGAGATCATCCTGTCTCGCGGCATCAGACAGGAGTGACGTCATGGCTGAGGAAGGGGAGCAACACCTTGGCGACTGCTGCTGGAAGGCGTACACGGCACAGCAGTTGTCTCGCAGGGAGCCTGTTCTCCCGCAACAGCTGGGACTCTCGTCTGTAAACGAAGATGACTGATACGACGACATTGATGAGGACGAAGAGGAAGAGGACGAGGACGAGCAACACCTGGTGACGGTCCTCACAGAACCGTCGGGTTGCGATTGAGAAGACGTGGAACAGCATGGCGTCTGGGACTGAGTCTGGGCCGAAGAACAGCAGGTGGACATCATGGCACTGGAGAAGGCGCGTGATTGAGTGCAGCAGggcagcagcatcaccatctGAGGAGACATCGACGTGCAGCAGATGTCCCTCATTGCCGGCGAGGAGGAAGTACAGCATGGCATAGTCCAGGCCGCAGGCGTTATCGCTGGTGGAGGCGG
This window of the Pomacea canaliculata isolate SZHN2017 linkage group LG4, ASM307304v1, whole genome shotgun sequence genome carries:
- the LOC112563039 gene encoding protein FAM167B-like; protein product: MGGRNDNSPDCQSRQQRPLSIIQEYSDEEGGNFDGVLQTLQNVGSGPSSTGTVTCHGQTADPQTPPAKKTRKKAVAPQQHPVLSLGLPSSTGDRVSANGGCPDLPSSDDSEGHMSRLKDTATKLKLKTRRPSYLAWRAKYLDKLDDMREIKAAPCADDRLTPERKEKMDSALRWIRNELTELRRQDQSLAKQLLAIRHELSRLRLSANCEAHQDLLDDAQDRVEEVKELSRFVDFTPDVRGANHLKHIGVTKINLTSRRFSTC
- the LOC112563037 gene encoding uncharacterized protein LOC112563037, producing MKLVAAFIAWIISSFACHHLAKVFLAQVTGSLPQLNPACPAAILTGVHMLFCWLMTARWEDGKLPADSSSAHRLANQSSEANFHFRVSMAMHVLSTFLTNWSLATMDAASTLAIKLMEPLVSALAQWAWLGQCLRCSGWVSLPLVIGGSLAFVSKPSQQAQSEALVTGVGLAMGSNVLLAVRNVAVKGLHSCHVHVGPRWSRLRLSAGILGATLLAAILLETEGAVPRGTHLAVTSLLLSGAFHVTYSLISTSVILRALDVVSHAMANVVKRVLVVALLYVSGSRSASFVNVAGLAVASVGLAVYVRGKSEGKAKVRNRGDVSIKGLLTPKSTTAKLVSLTLVTCLSTCLLLSLSAPVNLSVCLLQLSPVREDSSSGNHARNVLLPAPTENSPFGLHWPGPPANYTLLAQWSEFMSRDYVHQDPFDTNMLALQLSNNDDVIWEMQRLQTTVLASVLGGRRHVMLLGFAMSENKGDSAITAGEMALLRRLNVSVVFCCEIRNCSDASLQRAWNISRHYNSSSLAILMHGGGNLVGYPLADFVRRKILGLFPDFPSVLLSQSIWLHKRNEAHVNECRELYSHRENLTIFLRDRQSLGLAQKLFPGTKLMLMPDMAFGLGRVPRTMPPTHDIVWIKRRDFESSGYELPDFPANLSVYVGDWWNWKTNPGMSPMETSLLMTFNGLSFLQRGRVVITDRLHGHILSVLLGIPHVLIDNPPYFKLSSFWRTWTAGLSNVALATSGGEALVKAQELLKRWSGVIPPAMLCLKDECS